Proteins encoded by one window of Lathyrus oleraceus cultivar Zhongwan6 chromosome 1, CAAS_Psat_ZW6_1.0, whole genome shotgun sequence:
- the LOC127094021 gene encoding cucumber peeling cupredoxin isoform X7, translated as MSQLRNMSIILVVFAFVATILERTEAADHTVGDSTGWTSSAGAKFYSDWASNNTFKQNDVLVFNFFAGAHTVAATNKADFDNCNVNQNTNDIITTSPARVTLNRTGDFYFICTVSSHCQSGGQKLTIKVPTSSSSTPPSSTPPSPTPPSSGTTPTPPTSGGTPSPSSPTQPDATPPSPGSATAIVATFPALIAIVINLLV; from the exons ATGTCTCAGTTAAGGAATATGTCAATTATTTTAGTAGTTTTTGCTTTTGTTGCAACAATATTGGAAAGAACAGAAGCAGCAGATCATACAGTTGGAGACTCAACAGGTTGGACAAGTAGTGCTGGCGCTAAGTTTTACTCTGACTGGGCGTCCAATAACACATTCAAACAAAACGATGTTCTAG TTTTCAATTTCTTTGCGGGTGCGCACACTGTTGCTGCAACCAACAAGGCAGACTTTGACAACTGCAATGTGAATCAAAATACAAATGACATAATAACAACATCACCAGCAAGAGTGACTCTTAACAGAACTGGTGATTTCTATTTCATATGTACCGTCTCATCCCATTGTCAATCTGGCGGTCAAAAGCTAACCATTAAAGTTCCAACATCTTCTTCATCTACTCCTCCTTCATCTACTCCTCCTTCACCTACTCCTCCTTCATCTGGAACCACTCCTACTCCACCTACCAGCGGAGGAACACCATCCCCTTCTTCTCCAACTCAGCCTGATGCAACTCCTCCATCACCGGGTTCGGCCACTGCTATCGTTGCTACTTTCCCTGCTCTCATTGCTATTGTCATAAACTTGTTGGTTTAG